One Brachybacterium aquaticum genomic region harbors:
- a CDS encoding heavy-metal-associated domain-containing protein produces the protein MSATTTQFQVTGMTCGHCEMSVREEVSEVPGVTDVEVSHETGVLRVGSDQPVDEAAVLAAVEEAGYSAVRA, from the coding sequence ATGAGCGCGACCACCACCCAGTTCCAGGTGACCGGCATGACCTGCGGCCACTGCGAGATGTCCGTGCGCGAGGAGGTCTCCGAGGTCCCCGGCGTCACCGACGTCGAGGTCAGCCACGAGACCGGCGTGCTGCGCGTCGGCTCCGACCAGCCGGTCGACGAGGCCGCCGTGCTCGCCGCCGTCGAGGAGGCCGGCTACAGCGCGGTGCGGGCCTGA
- a CDS encoding maleylpyruvate isomerase family mycothiol-dependent enzyme, translating to MSIDALDIIRTETERSVAALAAASPDQQVPTCPDWTADDLLWHIAEVHEFWAAILAGPVTDTEQAQAIEEGKDPRPEGREGLLARRQEATASLLSQLEAHDDEDPAWFWYSARQGVGITRRMQTHEATIHRVDAELTAGRPVTPIPADVAADGIAHVLEVMWPAGFEWIPDWAEIRPVAVAEIRAGDGDGRLLEISRWSGTRPRDGQEFDAPVARLLEDPAQAGDLPRAVVTGSAQALDLWAWGREQAIERLAGDEDRVRVQGDSAAIAQVEKLIAEGHD from the coding sequence GTGAGCATCGACGCCCTGGACATCATCCGCACCGAGACCGAGCGCTCCGTCGCAGCGCTCGCCGCCGCCTCCCCGGACCAGCAGGTCCCCACATGCCCCGACTGGACGGCCGACGACCTGCTGTGGCACATCGCCGAGGTCCACGAGTTCTGGGCGGCGATCCTCGCGGGCCCTGTCACCGACACGGAGCAGGCCCAGGCGATCGAGGAGGGGAAGGACCCGCGGCCCGAGGGTCGCGAGGGCCTTCTCGCCCGTCGGCAGGAGGCGACCGCGTCCCTGCTCTCCCAGCTCGAGGCCCATGACGACGAGGACCCCGCCTGGTTCTGGTACTCCGCCCGCCAGGGCGTCGGCATCACCCGCCGCATGCAGACCCACGAGGCGACCATCCACCGCGTCGACGCCGAGCTCACCGCCGGCCGCCCGGTTACCCCGATCCCCGCGGACGTCGCGGCCGACGGAATCGCCCACGTGCTCGAGGTGATGTGGCCGGCCGGGTTCGAGTGGATCCCTGACTGGGCCGAGATCCGGCCCGTCGCCGTCGCCGAGATCCGCGCCGGCGACGGGGACGGCCGACTGCTGGAGATCAGCCGCTGGTCCGGCACCCGCCCCCGCGACGGCCAGGAGTTCGACGCCCCCGTGGCCCGGCTCCTCGAGGACCCGGCCCAGGCCGGGGACCTGCCCCGCGCCGTGGTCACCGGCTCCGCCCAGGCGCTGGACCTGTGGGCCTGGGGTCGCGAGCAGGCGATCGAGCGCCTCGCCGGCGACGAGGACCGGGTGCGCGTCCAGGGTGACTCCGCCGCGATCGCGCAGGTCGAGAAGCTCATCGCCGAGGGGCACGACTGA
- a CDS encoding Pr6Pr family membrane protein — protein sequence MTSPATSTALRSSAPRLVAVAARFGVAALVVLALTSNLLTAMEEGTVARNISMFTNQSNLFLVALFLSTQVPRERRPLWFDDVRGAVTFYLVMTGIIYALLVAPLSELGRWDIGWTGIVLHRLAPVAALADWLLTPRQRRPSWTRLGPWLLYPVVFLVITWVRGAITGWYPYAFLDPTASSWGQVLATTGVVLVVFLVFALLVHLAEGRLRRREG from the coding sequence ATGACCTCCCCCGCGACCAGCACCGCTCTGCGCTCCTCCGCCCCGCGGCTCGTCGCCGTCGCGGCGCGCTTCGGGGTCGCCGCGCTCGTGGTCCTCGCCCTGACCTCCAACCTCCTCACGGCCATGGAGGAGGGCACCGTGGCGCGGAACATCTCGATGTTCACCAACCAGTCCAACCTGTTCCTGGTGGCGCTGTTCCTGAGCACGCAGGTGCCGCGGGAGCGGCGCCCGCTCTGGTTCGACGACGTGCGCGGGGCGGTCACGTTCTACCTGGTGATGACCGGGATCATCTATGCGCTGCTGGTCGCGCCCCTGTCGGAGCTGGGGCGGTGGGACATCGGCTGGACCGGGATCGTGTTGCACCGCCTCGCGCCGGTGGCGGCGCTTGCGGACTGGCTGCTCACGCCCCGGCAGCGCCGGCCCTCCTGGACGCGGCTGGGCCCGTGGCTGCTCTACCCGGTCGTGTTCCTCGTGATCACGTGGGTGCGCGGCGCGATCACCGGTTGGTACCCGTACGCCTTCCTGGACCCCACGGCGTCGTCCTGGGGCCAGGTGCTCGCGACGACCGGCGTGGTGCTGGTGGTGTTCCTCGTGTTCGCGCTGCTCGTGCACCTGGCCGAGGGACGGCTGCGGCGGCGCGAGGGCTGA
- a CDS encoding LysR family transcriptional regulator: protein MSTTTPTTLPATQDLNLLRTFLAVHRAGSFTAAAPMLGLTQPTVTTQIRSLEQQLGRQLFQRLPRGVEPTPFAHELAGRIAGPLDDLDVVASGNCELDGRTAPVHLAGPADLLCSRVLPALAPLVAGGVQLRVETGHDEELIDQLREGRHDLVLTTQRPRGQALTVSVLAEDEHLLVAGTGWAEQVASRPGDQAVCSALETVPLVSTEGDMALVRRYWRTQYGKQHPAVGAALTVPSVHAAKVAVRAGAGYAVLPRSLVEDDLVAGRLVQLEDAPRSGALPLLLVQRPGAEQNAATLRVASTLTEAARDW, encoded by the coding sequence GTGAGCACCACGACCCCCACGACCCTCCCGGCCACGCAGGACCTCAATCTCCTGCGCACCTTCCTCGCGGTGCACCGCGCCGGCTCCTTCACGGCGGCCGCCCCGATGCTGGGTCTCACCCAGCCGACGGTCACCACGCAGATCCGCTCCCTGGAACAGCAGCTGGGGCGCCAGCTCTTCCAGCGCCTGCCGCGCGGGGTCGAGCCCACCCCGTTCGCCCACGAGCTCGCCGGGCGGATCGCCGGGCCGCTGGACGACCTGGACGTGGTCGCCTCGGGCAACTGCGAGCTGGACGGGCGCACCGCACCGGTCCATCTGGCCGGCCCGGCGGACCTGCTGTGCTCACGGGTGCTGCCCGCGCTCGCCCCTCTGGTCGCGGGCGGGGTCCAGCTGCGGGTGGAGACGGGCCACGACGAGGAGCTCATCGATCAGCTGCGCGAGGGGCGGCACGATCTGGTGCTCACCACCCAGCGTCCGCGCGGACAGGCGCTGACCGTCTCGGTCCTCGCCGAGGACGAACACCTGCTCGTCGCCGGGACCGGGTGGGCCGAGCAGGTCGCGTCCCGCCCCGGGGATCAGGCCGTGTGCTCGGCCCTGGAGACCGTGCCGCTGGTCAGCACCGAGGGCGACATGGCCCTGGTGCGCCGCTACTGGCGCACCCAGTACGGCAAGCAGCATCCGGCGGTCGGTGCGGCACTCACCGTGCCGAGCGTGCACGCGGCGAAGGTCGCCGTGCGGGCCGGCGCGGGGTACGCGGTGCTGCCCCGTTCGCTCGTCGAGGACGACCTCGTCGCCGGACGGCTCGTCCAGCTCGAAGATGCACCCCGGTCCGGGGCGCTGCCCCTGCTGCTCGTCCAGCGACCCGGCGCGGAGCAGAACGCGGCCACGCTGAGGGTGGCATCGACCCTCACGGAGGCGGCCCGGGACTGGTGA
- a CDS encoding NADH:flavin oxidoreductase/NADH oxidase: MTQHLLTPITLRDLTVRNRIWVPPMCQYSVAARDGVATPWHLMHYGSFARGGAGAIIVEATGVLPEGRISPQDLGLWNDAQRDALVPVVELVHSLGAAIGIQLAHAGRKASTQPEWGTPHPGASLPEADGGWTTVAPSAEAYADLAAPEALDEAGIDHVVRAFADSARRAVDAGFDMIEIHAAHGYLLHEFLSPLSNHRTDSYGGDLAGRARLLLRIVDEVRALIPGGMPLLVRISASEWVEGGFDLEEATQLVTWLTEHGVDMVDVSSGGNTPLPEGTRIPVGPGYQTPLAAHLRTHTEMPISAVGMIDEPFQAEHVLATGQADVIRVGRAFLRDPSWGLQASLALRGDEELIPAQYRRAYRQQLRRG, translated from the coding sequence ATGACCCAGCACCTGCTCACCCCGATCACCCTGCGCGACCTCACCGTCCGCAACCGCATCTGGGTGCCGCCGATGTGCCAGTACTCGGTCGCGGCCCGCGACGGCGTCGCCACGCCCTGGCACCTCATGCACTACGGCTCCTTCGCCCGCGGCGGGGCCGGGGCGATCATCGTCGAGGCCACCGGCGTGCTCCCCGAGGGCCGCATCTCCCCGCAGGACCTCGGCCTGTGGAACGACGCCCAGCGCGATGCACTCGTCCCCGTCGTCGAGCTCGTCCACTCCCTCGGCGCAGCCATCGGCATCCAGCTCGCCCACGCCGGCCGCAAGGCCTCGACCCAGCCCGAATGGGGCACCCCTCACCCCGGCGCCTCGCTCCCGGAGGCCGACGGCGGCTGGACCACCGTCGCCCCGTCGGCCGAGGCCTACGCGGACCTCGCCGCCCCCGAAGCGCTCGACGAGGCCGGGATCGACCACGTCGTCCGGGCCTTCGCCGACTCCGCCCGGCGCGCCGTCGACGCCGGCTTCGACATGATCGAGATCCACGCAGCCCACGGCTACCTGCTCCACGAGTTCCTCTCGCCGCTGAGCAACCACCGCACCGACTCCTACGGCGGCGACCTCGCCGGCCGCGCCCGCCTTCTGCTGCGCATCGTCGACGAGGTGCGCGCGCTGATCCCGGGCGGGATGCCGCTGCTGGTGCGGATCTCGGCGAGCGAGTGGGTCGAAGGCGGCTTCGACCTCGAGGAGGCCACCCAGCTGGTCACCTGGCTCACCGAGCACGGCGTCGACATGGTCGACGTCTCCTCCGGCGGCAACACCCCACTGCCCGAGGGGACGCGGATCCCCGTCGGCCCCGGCTACCAGACCCCGCTGGCCGCGCACCTGCGCACGCACACCGAGATGCCGATCTCGGCGGTCGGCATGATCGACGAACCCTTCCAGGCCGAGCACGTCCTCGCCACCGGCCAGGCCGACGTGATCCGCGTGGGCCGGGCGTTCCTGCGCGACCCCTCCTGGGGTCTGCAGGCCTCGCTCGCGCTGCGCGGCGACGAGGAGCTCATCCCCGCCCAGTACCGCCGCGCCTACCGCCAGCAGTTGCGCCGCGGCTGA
- a CDS encoding GTP pyrophosphokinase gives MKDAAAQPPSHPVQERVRDLVTARAERDALDEEEVTARLRQVYDEFMALRMHYQFGIDEVQTKVEILRKEFEQMHDYSPIEHVRTRLKSVESLMEKALRTEGDMTVRAIRARIHDIAGVRITCSFVADAYWVADMLASQQDLEVLQVKDYIANPKPNGYRSLHLIVQVPVYLSTHVEHVPVELQIRTIAMDFWASTEHKLAYKYEKNLPPELRAELDEAARVADELDRRMERLRGEIRPQPAPGRSSGLFPGRPGPAGPEGQDGAASADGAAADGTADGAGAAPAS, from the coding sequence TTGAAGGATGCCGCAGCGCAGCCCCCGTCCCACCCCGTGCAGGAGCGGGTGCGCGATCTCGTCACCGCCCGTGCCGAGCGGGATGCGCTGGACGAGGAGGAGGTCACCGCACGGCTTCGGCAGGTGTACGACGAGTTCATGGCGCTGCGGATGCACTACCAGTTCGGCATCGACGAGGTGCAGACGAAGGTGGAGATCCTCCGCAAGGAGTTCGAGCAGATGCACGACTACTCCCCCATCGAGCACGTGCGCACGCGGCTGAAGTCGGTGGAGTCGCTGATGGAGAAGGCGCTGCGCACCGAGGGCGACATGACGGTCCGGGCGATCCGCGCCCGGATCCACGACATCGCCGGGGTGCGCATCACCTGCTCCTTCGTGGCCGATGCCTACTGGGTCGCGGACATGCTCGCCTCCCAGCAGGACCTCGAGGTGCTGCAGGTCAAGGACTACATCGCCAACCCGAAGCCCAACGGCTACCGCTCCCTGCACCTGATCGTGCAGGTGCCCGTCTATCTCTCCACCCATGTCGAGCACGTGCCGGTGGAGCTGCAGATCCGCACGATCGCGATGGACTTCTGGGCCTCCACCGAGCACAAGCTCGCCTACAAGTACGAGAAGAACCTGCCGCCCGAGCTGCGGGCCGAGCTCGACGAGGCCGCGCGGGTCGCCGACGAGCTGGACCGGAGGATGGAGCGCCTGCGCGGCGAGATCCGCCCGCAGCCGGCCCCGGGCCGCAGCAGCGGCCTGTTCCCGGGCCGGCCCGGCCCCGCCGGGCCCGAGGGGCAGGACGGGGCCGCGTCGGCCGACGGGGCGGCCGCCGACGGGACGGCCGACGGCGCCGGAGCCGCCCCGGCCTCCTGA
- a CDS encoding methylenetetrahydrofolate reductase: MADDRARLARVQFEVLPLPGILEQVPVHLPPGARVTVTASPAQGLDATLETAGALARAGYVAIPHLASRMVPGPEALDDILDRLAADGIGEVFVIAGDAPQPAGPYDGALALLEALVPRERGLTAGIGVHPEGHPFLGEAQARELLARKAEHASYLVTQMLFDASTLAAWVAQLREDGIGLPVRPGIAGPASRARLLRVGARIGVGRSLRMLTAEGSGVRRLLSPGHWDGDELLEALEAAGIDALAAPHVYTFNALEASARWWGARGT, translated from the coding sequence ATGGCCGACGACCGGGCGCGGCTCGCGCGGGTCCAGTTCGAGGTCCTCCCGTTACCGGGGATCCTGGAGCAGGTGCCCGTGCACCTCCCACCCGGTGCACGGGTGACGGTCACCGCCTCCCCCGCCCAGGGGCTCGACGCCACGCTCGAGACCGCCGGGGCGCTCGCGCGTGCCGGCTACGTCGCGATCCCGCACCTGGCGTCCCGCATGGTCCCGGGACCGGAGGCGCTGGACGACATCCTGGACCGGCTCGCGGCCGACGGGATCGGCGAGGTCTTCGTCATCGCCGGCGACGCCCCGCAGCCGGCCGGCCCCTACGACGGCGCCCTCGCCCTGCTGGAGGCTCTGGTTCCGCGCGAACGCGGGCTCACGGCCGGGATCGGGGTCCATCCCGAGGGCCATCCCTTCCTCGGCGAGGCGCAGGCGCGCGAGCTGCTGGCGCGCAAGGCGGAGCACGCCTCGTACCTGGTCACCCAGATGCTTTTCGACGCCTCAACCCTCGCCGCCTGGGTGGCGCAGTTGCGCGAGGACGGGATCGGCCTGCCGGTGCGGCCGGGGATCGCGGGCCCCGCGAGCCGGGCACGGCTGCTACGCGTCGGCGCCCGGATCGGGGTGGGCCGCTCGCTGCGGATGCTCACTGCCGAGGGCTCCGGGGTGCGGCGCCTGCTGAGCCCCGGCCACTGGGACGGGGACGAGCTGCTGGAGGCGCTCGAGGCGGCGGGGATCGACGCTCTCGCCGCCCCGCACGTGTACACCTTCAACGCGCTCGAGGCGTCGGCGCGGTGGTGGGGCGCGCGCGGCACCTGA
- a CDS encoding NAD(P)/FAD-dependent oxidoreductase: MADLPGTADIVVIGAGVVGNAAVAHLADLGWRRIVQLDKGPLPDPGGSTGHASNFVFPVDHSKEITDLTVDSLRQYTAMGVLEHCGGIEVARSAERMQELTRRMTSAMSWGVEAHLVSPAEVQQLVPFCDARLLVGGFHSPTAAILDPLRAGEIFRARAEEAGALSTHPMTEVTGLQVRGGRIRRVLTDRGEIETETVVIACGVWSPQVAALAGAGGA, from the coding sequence ATGGCTGACCTGCCCGGAACTGCGGACATCGTCGTGATCGGGGCCGGGGTGGTGGGCAATGCCGCGGTCGCCCACCTGGCCGACCTGGGCTGGCGCCGCATCGTCCAGCTCGACAAGGGCCCGCTGCCGGACCCGGGAGGGTCCACCGGGCACGCCTCGAACTTCGTCTTCCCCGTGGACCACTCCAAGGAGATCACCGACCTGACCGTCGACTCGCTGCGCCAGTACACCGCGATGGGGGTGCTCGAGCACTGCGGCGGGATCGAGGTGGCCCGCAGCGCGGAGCGGATGCAGGAGCTGACACGGCGGATGACCTCGGCGATGTCCTGGGGCGTGGAGGCACATCTCGTCTCCCCCGCCGAGGTCCAGCAGCTGGTCCCCTTCTGCGATGCGCGCCTGCTCGTCGGCGGGTTCCACAGCCCTACCGCCGCGATCCTGGACCCGCTGCGGGCCGGGGAGATCTTCCGCGCCCGCGCCGAGGAGGCCGGAGCCCTGTCGACCCATCCGATGACGGAGGTGACCGGACTCCAAGTGCGCGGCGGGCGGATCCGCCGCGTCCTCACCGACCGCGGGGAGATCGAGACGGAGACCGTGGTCATCGCGTGCGGGGTGTGGAGCCCGCAGGTCGCCGCGCTCGCCGGGGCCGGCGGTGCCTGA
- a CDS encoding SRPBCC domain-containing protein, with protein sequence MPAPLSAVWEMLVEPALHHRFDDTEMVGLPEAAERLTRVGQVFTMRMTYRSGEHVEHYSTANHVVELAEREAVAWETGLVDGERLGWTWRCSLRPDPNGTLVTLGHDWSGSSDENRAEYGVPMVDAQGLARSLALLEVALAADDNPPA encoded by the coding sequence GTGCCGGCCCCGCTCTCCGCCGTGTGGGAGATGCTCGTGGAACCCGCCCTGCACCACCGCTTCGACGACACCGAGATGGTCGGTCTGCCGGAAGCGGCCGAGCGCCTTACGCGGGTGGGCCAGGTGTTCACGATGCGCATGACCTATCGCTCCGGCGAGCACGTCGAGCACTATTCGACCGCCAACCACGTCGTCGAGCTCGCGGAGCGGGAAGCGGTGGCCTGGGAGACCGGCCTGGTGGACGGCGAGCGCCTGGGCTGGACCTGGCGGTGCTCGCTCCGCCCCGACCCGAACGGCACGCTCGTCACCCTCGGCCACGACTGGTCAGGATCGAGCGACGAGAACCGGGCGGAGTACGGCGTCCCGATGGTCGACGCGCAGGGCCTCGCCCGCTCCCTCGCGCTGCTCGAGGTGGCACTCGCCGCGGACGACAACCCCCCGGCCTGA
- a CDS encoding helix-turn-helix domain-containing protein yields MDDRAEAVRLFRAGVSMRAIARRLGVGRSPVRAALDEAGVLVSEQPTSEAVSEPGGQDAGLEAVS; encoded by the coding sequence GTGGACGACCGGGCCGAAGCTGTTCGTCTGTTCCGGGCTGGGGTATCGATGCGAGCGATCGCTCGAAGGCTCGGGGTGGGCCGGAGCCCGGTTCGGGCGGCTCTGGACGAGGCAGGCGTGCTCGTGAGCGAGCAGCCCACGTCCGAGGCCGTCAGCGAACCGGGCGGTCAAGATGCTGGCCTGGAGGCTGTCTCATAG
- a CDS encoding recombinase family protein — protein MRAVIYLRSATGNLEQTTWQEADCREYLHDRDLTETDIITDTGHPGPGLAKRLDAAANGEVTDVVVSDLSRLGRTPLANMRTFDALDHAGVTIHVASGTLSGPVLDDCIRDMMYEFATVDAQRLCCDDTQQD, from the coding sequence ATGAGAGCCGTCATCTACCTGCGCAGCGCGACCGGCAACCTTGAGCAGACCACCTGGCAGGAAGCCGACTGCCGCGAGTACCTGCATGACCGAGACCTGACCGAGACCGACATCATCACCGACACCGGCCACCCAGGACCCGGCCTGGCGAAACGGCTCGACGCGGCCGCCAACGGCGAGGTCACCGACGTGGTCGTCTCCGACCTCTCGCGCCTGGGCCGCACACCCCTGGCCAACATGCGCACCTTCGACGCGCTCGACCACGCCGGAGTCACCATCCACGTCGCAAGCGGCACCCTCAGCGGCCCCGTCCTCGATGACTGCATCAGAGACATGATGTACGAGTTCGCAACCGTAGACGCCCAGCGTCTCTGCTGCGATGACACACAGCAGGACTGA
- a CDS encoding DUF2945 domain-containing protein, with product MSDRFSVGDHVTWNSEAGHVSGTVTKVHTTDFDYKGHTHRASKDDPQYEIKSDKTDHIAAHKGSALRLIDE from the coding sequence ATGTCTGATCGGTTCAGTGTTGGTGATCACGTGACCTGGAACTCAGAGGCGGGGCACGTCTCGGGCACGGTGACGAAGGTTCACACGACGGACTTCGACTACAAGGGTCACACTCACCGGGCGTCGAAGGACGACCCGCAGTACGAGATCAAGAGCGACAAGACCGATCACATCGCCGCTCACAAGGGCAGCGCCCTGCGGCTGATCGATGAGTGA
- a CDS encoding DUF488 domain-containing protein — MSEPFFTIGHSTRTLAEFIDLLQGSRVELVVDVRRLPGSARYPQFDQDPFSVSLGEAGIGYRRVEGLTGRRPVSREVPFEVNAWWENRSFHNYADHALSEDFRHALAELREWGGTRRAAVMCSEAVWWRCHRRIIADHLLAHGEHVWHILGRDHVDDAQPSVGAVMGSDGEVRYPATR, encoded by the coding sequence ATGAGTGAGCCGTTCTTCACGATCGGGCACTCGACTCGGACGCTCGCCGAGTTCATCGACTTACTCCAAGGGTCTCGTGTCGAGCTGGTCGTTGATGTCCGCAGGCTTCCGGGTTCGGCCCGGTATCCGCAGTTCGACCAGGACCCGTTCTCCGTGTCCCTCGGCGAGGCGGGGATCGGGTATCGGCGCGTCGAAGGGCTGACTGGGCGTCGGCCGGTCAGCCGGGAGGTGCCGTTTGAGGTCAACGCGTGGTGGGAGAACCGCAGCTTCCACAACTATGCCGACCACGCGCTCTCTGAGGACTTCCGGCACGCCCTGGCCGAGCTCCGCGAGTGGGGAGGCACGCGGCGTGCGGCGGTGATGTGTTCCGAGGCGGTGTGGTGGCGGTGCCACCGGCGGATCATCGCCGATCATCTCCTCGCTCACGGCGAGCATGTCTGGCACATCCTCGGTCGCGATCACGTCGACGACGCGCAGCCGAGCGTCGGTGCGGTGATGGGATCTGATGGCGAGGTCAGGTATCCGGCCACACGTTAG
- a CDS encoding MGMT family protein: MTGQDEITKAACVVLEAIEPGFVATYGDVARQLGISARQAGRVVSRVPDDVPWWRVVRADGTPGICRGGRAAGLLAAEGVPIRDGHVDLLHARYRWPAAACGN; this comes from the coding sequence ATGACTGGTCAAGACGAGATCACCAAGGCCGCATGCGTGGTGTTGGAGGCGATCGAACCGGGATTCGTCGCGACCTATGGCGATGTCGCCCGTCAACTGGGCATCTCCGCACGGCAGGCCGGCCGCGTGGTCAGCAGAGTGCCCGACGATGTTCCGTGGTGGCGTGTCGTTCGCGCAGATGGCACGCCGGGAATCTGTCGAGGTGGCCGAGCCGCTGGGCTGCTCGCAGCCGAGGGAGTGCCGATACGAGACGGACACGTCGATCTGCTCCACGCGCGGTATCGGTGGCCCGCCGCCGCGTGTGGGAACTGA
- a CDS encoding class I SAM-dependent methyltransferase: MTDTFDALIETGASADVSGWDFSWLDGRATEERPVWGYARQLADRLSIASASLDIQTGGGEVLAQAETFPPTAVATESWPPNVIHATRLLHPRGVVVVADPDEPPLPFADEAFDLVTSRHPATIWWEEIARVLQPGGTYFAQHVGPASVFELIEFFLGPQPTARRGRHPDDETTAAQAAGLEIVNLQTARLRIEIRDIAAVVYLLRKVIWWVPGFSVEKYRDRLRDLHDLIQQDGPFIAHSTRHLIEARRL, encoded by the coding sequence GTGACTGACACGTTCGACGCTCTGATCGAAACCGGAGCCAGCGCAGACGTATCCGGTTGGGATTTCTCCTGGTTGGACGGGCGCGCCACCGAGGAACGACCCGTCTGGGGGTACGCGCGTCAGCTCGCCGACCGGCTGAGCATCGCCTCGGCGTCTCTGGACATCCAGACCGGCGGCGGTGAGGTGCTCGCCCAAGCCGAGACTTTTCCTCCCACGGCCGTCGCAACGGAGTCGTGGCCACCGAACGTCATCCACGCCACCCGGCTGCTGCATCCACGCGGCGTGGTTGTGGTCGCCGACCCCGACGAGCCGCCGCTGCCGTTTGCCGACGAAGCGTTCGATCTGGTCACCAGCAGGCATCCCGCGACGATCTGGTGGGAGGAGATCGCCCGCGTGCTCCAACCCGGCGGCACCTACTTCGCCCAGCACGTCGGCCCGGCAAGCGTGTTCGAGCTGATCGAGTTCTTCCTCGGCCCGCAACCCACGGCTCGCCGGGGCCGTCACCCCGACGACGAGACCACCGCCGCGCAGGCCGCAGGACTGGAGATCGTGAACCTACAGACGGCGCGGCTACGTATCGAGATCCGTGACATCGCTGCCGTGGTCTACCTGCTGCGAAAGGTGATCTGGTGGGTGCCCGGATTCAGCGTGGAGAAGTACCGTGACCGGCTCCGCGATCTCCACGACCTCATCCAGCAGGACGGCCCGTTCATCGCTCATTCCACCCGCCATCTCATCGAAGCCCGACGCCTCTAA
- a CDS encoding IS481 family transposase, translating to MTHRNSPLTPAGRLRLVERVETDGRPIAHVAAEAGIARSTLTKWVHRYRDDGIEALQDRSSAPARRPSRLPTEVLELIDAWRRDRKWSARRISLELAGRGYHYCVRTIGRWLQRLGISRRRDLDTTGENNRENGKITARFPGHMVHLDVKKVGKIPDGGGWRLHGRGNTRARHQRAGYTYLHSAIDGYSRLAYTEALENETTATTIAFFSRARAFFAAHGINRLVRVVTDNGAYYRARTFVRTVTAHASRHQRTRSYTPRHNGKVERYQRILAEECLYAHAFYSEDERREAISVWVHHYNYHRSHTACADQPPATRVHERVDNVMTSYS from the coding sequence ATGACCCACCGTAATTCGCCGCTGACCCCTGCCGGAAGGCTCCGCCTGGTCGAACGTGTCGAAACCGATGGCCGTCCCATCGCCCACGTCGCCGCCGAAGCAGGCATCGCCCGCTCCACACTCACGAAGTGGGTCCACCGCTACCGCGACGACGGCATCGAAGCTCTTCAGGACCGCTCCAGTGCTCCGGCCAGGCGTCCGTCGCGGCTGCCGACCGAGGTCCTCGAGCTCATCGACGCCTGGCGACGGGACCGCAAGTGGTCTGCTCGCCGCATCTCCCTGGAACTCGCCGGCCGCGGCTACCACTACTGCGTCCGCACTATCGGCAGATGGCTGCAGCGGCTGGGGATCTCCCGCCGCCGAGACCTCGACACGACAGGGGAGAACAACCGAGAGAACGGGAAGATCACCGCCCGCTTTCCCGGCCACATGGTCCACCTGGACGTGAAAAAGGTTGGGAAGATCCCCGACGGCGGCGGCTGGCGACTCCACGGCCGAGGCAATACCCGAGCACGCCATCAGCGCGCGGGCTACACCTACCTCCACTCCGCGATCGACGGCTACTCCCGCCTCGCCTACACCGAGGCCCTCGAGAACGAGACCACGGCAACCACCATCGCCTTCTTCTCCCGGGCGAGGGCATTCTTCGCTGCTCACGGCATCAATCGACTGGTTCGGGTGGTCACCGACAACGGCGCCTATTACCGCGCGAGGACCTTCGTGCGCACCGTGACCGCGCATGCTTCACGGCATCAACGGACTCGGTCCTACACGCCGCGGCACAACGGGAAAGTCGAGCGCTATCAGCGGATACTCGCCGAGGAATGCCTCTACGCCCACGCCTTCTACTCCGAAGACGAGCGGCGCGAAGCAATCAGCGTCTGGGTCCACCACTACAACTATCATCGGTCGCACACCGCCTGTGCTGACCAGCCCCCGGCCACCCGCGTCCACGAACGTGTCGACAACGTCATGACCTCATACAGCTAG